Proteins encoded by one window of Pan troglodytes isolate AG18354 chromosome 16, NHGRI_mPanTro3-v2.0_pri, whole genome shotgun sequence:
- the LINGO1 gene encoding leucine-rich repeat and immunoglobulin-like domain-containing nogo receptor-interacting protein 1 isoform X2 codes for MLAGGVRSMPSPLLACWQPILLLVLGSVLSGSATGCPPRCECSAQDRAVLCHRKRFVAVPEGIPTETRLLDLGKNRIKTLNQDEFASFPHLEELELNENIVSAVEPGAFNNLFNLRTLGLRSNRLKLIPLGVFTGLSNLTKLDISENKIVILLDYMFQDLYNLKSLEVGDNDLVYISHRAFSGLNSLEQLTLEKCNLTSIPTEALSHLHGLIVLRLRHLNINAIRDYSFKRLYRLKVLEISHWPYLDTMTPNCLYGLNLTSLSITHCNLTAVPYLAVRHLVYLRFLNLSYNPISTIEGSMLHELLRLQEIQLVGGQLAVVEPYAFRGLNYLRVLNVSGNQLTTLEESVFHSVGNLETLILDSNPLACDCRLLWVFRRRWRLNFNRQQPTCATPEFVQGKEFKDFPDVLLPNYFTCRRARIRDRKAQQVFVDEGHTVQFVCRADGDPPPAILWLSPRKHLVSAKSNGRLTVFPDGTLEVRYAQVQDNGTYLCIAANAGGNDSMPAHLHVRSYSPDWPHQPNKTFAFISNQPGEGEANSTRATVPFPFDIKTLIIATTMGFISFLGVVLFCLVLLFLWSRGKGNTKHNIEIEYVPRKSDAGISSADAPRKFNMKMI; via the coding sequence ATGCTGGCGGGGGGCGTGAGGAGCATGCCCAGCCCCCTCCTGGCCTGCTGGCAGCCCATCCTCCTGCTGGTGCTGGGCTCAGTGCTGTCAGGCTCGGCCACGGGCTGCCCGCCCCGCTGCGAGTGCTCCGCCCAGGACCGCGCTGTGCTGTGCCACCGCAAGCGCTTTGTGGCAGTCCCCGAGGGCATCCCCACCGAGACGCGCCTGCTGGACCTAGGCAAGAACCGCATCAAAACGCTCAACCAGGACGAGTTCGCCAGCTTCCCGCACCTGGAGGAGCTGGAGCTCAACGAGAACATCGTGAGCGCCGTGGAGCCCGGCGCCTTCAACAACCTCTTCAACCTCCGGACGCTGGGTCTCCGCAGCAACCGCCTGAAGCTCATCCCGCTAGGCGTCTTCACTGGCCTCAGCAACCTGACCAAGCTGGACATCAGCGAGAACAAGATCGTTATCCTGCTGGACTACATGTTTCAGGACCTGTACAACCTCAAGTCACTGGAGGTTGGCGACAATGACCTCGTCTACATCTCTCACCGCGCCTTCAGCGGCCTCAACAGCCTGGAGCAGCTGACGCTGGAGAAATGCAACCTGACCTCCATCCCCACCGAGGCGCTGTCCCACCTGCACGGCCTCATCGTCCTGAGGCTCCGGCACCTCAACATCAATGCCATCCGGGACTACTCCTTCAAGAGGCTGTACCGACTCAAGGTCTTGGAGATCTCCCACTGGCCCTACTTGGACACCATGACACCCAACTGCCTCTACGGCCTCAACCTGACGTCCCTGTCCATCACACACTGCAATCTGACCGCTGTGCCCTACCTGGCCGTCCGCCACCTAGTCTATCTCCGCTTCCTGAACCTCTCCTACAACCCCATCAGCACCATTGAGGGCTCCATGTTGCATGAGCTGCTCCGGCTGCAGGAGATCCAGCTGGTGGGCGGGCAGCTAGCCGTGGTGGAGCCCTATGCCTTCCGCGGCCTCAACTACCTGCGCGTGCTCAATGTCTCTGGCAACCAGCTGACCACACTGGAGGAATCAGTCTTCCACTCGGTGGGCAACCTGGAGACACTCATCCTGGACTCCAACCCGCTGGCCTGCGACTGTCGGCTCCTGTGGGTGTTCCGGCGCCGCTGGCGGCTCAACTTCAACCGGCAGCAGCCCACGTGCGCCACGCCGGAGTTTGTCCAGGGCAAGGAGTTCAAGGACTTCCCTGATGTGCTACTGCCCAACTACTTCACCTGCCGCCGCGCCCGCATCCGGGACCGCAAGGCCCAGCAGGTGTTTGTGGACGAGGGCCACACGGTGCAGTTTGTGTGCCGGGCCGATGGCGACCCGCCGCCCGCCATCCTCTGGCTCTCACCCCGAAAGCACCTGGTCTCAGCCAAGAGCAATGGGCGGCTCACAGTCTTCCCTGATGGCACGCTGGAGGTGCGCTACGCCCAGGTACAGGACAACGGCACGTACCTGTGCATCGCGGCCAACGCGGGCGGCAACGACTCCATGCCCGCCCACCTGCATGTGCGCAGCTACTCGCCCGACTGGCCCCATCAGCCCAACAAGACCTTCGCTTTCATCTCCAACCAGCCGGGCGAGGGAGAGGCCAACAGCACCCGCGCCACTGTGCCTTTCCCCTTCGACATCAAGACCCTCATCATCGCCACCACCATGGGCTTCATCTCTTTCCTGGGCGTCGTCCTCTTCTGCCTGGTGCTGCTGTTTCTCTGGAGCCGGGGCAAGGGCAACACAAAGCACAACATTGAGATCGAGTATGTGCCCCGAAAGTCGGACGCAGGCATCAGCTCCGCCGACGCGCCCCGCAAGTTCAACATGAAGATGATATGA
- the LINGO1 gene encoding leucine-rich repeat and immunoglobulin-like domain-containing nogo receptor-interacting protein 1 isoform X1, protein MQVSKRMLAGGVRSMPSPLLACWQPILLLVLGSVLSGSATGCPPRCECSAQDRAVLCHRKRFVAVPEGIPTETRLLDLGKNRIKTLNQDEFASFPHLEELELNENIVSAVEPGAFNNLFNLRTLGLRSNRLKLIPLGVFTGLSNLTKLDISENKIVILLDYMFQDLYNLKSLEVGDNDLVYISHRAFSGLNSLEQLTLEKCNLTSIPTEALSHLHGLIVLRLRHLNINAIRDYSFKRLYRLKVLEISHWPYLDTMTPNCLYGLNLTSLSITHCNLTAVPYLAVRHLVYLRFLNLSYNPISTIEGSMLHELLRLQEIQLVGGQLAVVEPYAFRGLNYLRVLNVSGNQLTTLEESVFHSVGNLETLILDSNPLACDCRLLWVFRRRWRLNFNRQQPTCATPEFVQGKEFKDFPDVLLPNYFTCRRARIRDRKAQQVFVDEGHTVQFVCRADGDPPPAILWLSPRKHLVSAKSNGRLTVFPDGTLEVRYAQVQDNGTYLCIAANAGGNDSMPAHLHVRSYSPDWPHQPNKTFAFISNQPGEGEANSTRATVPFPFDIKTLIIATTMGFISFLGVVLFCLVLLFLWSRGKGNTKHNIEIEYVPRKSDAGISSADAPRKFNMKMI, encoded by the coding sequence GTGAGCAAGAGGATGCTGGCGGGGGGCGTGAGGAGCATGCCCAGCCCCCTCCTGGCCTGCTGGCAGCCCATCCTCCTGCTGGTGCTGGGCTCAGTGCTGTCAGGCTCGGCCACGGGCTGCCCGCCCCGCTGCGAGTGCTCCGCCCAGGACCGCGCTGTGCTGTGCCACCGCAAGCGCTTTGTGGCAGTCCCCGAGGGCATCCCCACCGAGACGCGCCTGCTGGACCTAGGCAAGAACCGCATCAAAACGCTCAACCAGGACGAGTTCGCCAGCTTCCCGCACCTGGAGGAGCTGGAGCTCAACGAGAACATCGTGAGCGCCGTGGAGCCCGGCGCCTTCAACAACCTCTTCAACCTCCGGACGCTGGGTCTCCGCAGCAACCGCCTGAAGCTCATCCCGCTAGGCGTCTTCACTGGCCTCAGCAACCTGACCAAGCTGGACATCAGCGAGAACAAGATCGTTATCCTGCTGGACTACATGTTTCAGGACCTGTACAACCTCAAGTCACTGGAGGTTGGCGACAATGACCTCGTCTACATCTCTCACCGCGCCTTCAGCGGCCTCAACAGCCTGGAGCAGCTGACGCTGGAGAAATGCAACCTGACCTCCATCCCCACCGAGGCGCTGTCCCACCTGCACGGCCTCATCGTCCTGAGGCTCCGGCACCTCAACATCAATGCCATCCGGGACTACTCCTTCAAGAGGCTGTACCGACTCAAGGTCTTGGAGATCTCCCACTGGCCCTACTTGGACACCATGACACCCAACTGCCTCTACGGCCTCAACCTGACGTCCCTGTCCATCACACACTGCAATCTGACCGCTGTGCCCTACCTGGCCGTCCGCCACCTAGTCTATCTCCGCTTCCTGAACCTCTCCTACAACCCCATCAGCACCATTGAGGGCTCCATGTTGCATGAGCTGCTCCGGCTGCAGGAGATCCAGCTGGTGGGCGGGCAGCTAGCCGTGGTGGAGCCCTATGCCTTCCGCGGCCTCAACTACCTGCGCGTGCTCAATGTCTCTGGCAACCAGCTGACCACACTGGAGGAATCAGTCTTCCACTCGGTGGGCAACCTGGAGACACTCATCCTGGACTCCAACCCGCTGGCCTGCGACTGTCGGCTCCTGTGGGTGTTCCGGCGCCGCTGGCGGCTCAACTTCAACCGGCAGCAGCCCACGTGCGCCACGCCGGAGTTTGTCCAGGGCAAGGAGTTCAAGGACTTCCCTGATGTGCTACTGCCCAACTACTTCACCTGCCGCCGCGCCCGCATCCGGGACCGCAAGGCCCAGCAGGTGTTTGTGGACGAGGGCCACACGGTGCAGTTTGTGTGCCGGGCCGATGGCGACCCGCCGCCCGCCATCCTCTGGCTCTCACCCCGAAAGCACCTGGTCTCAGCCAAGAGCAATGGGCGGCTCACAGTCTTCCCTGATGGCACGCTGGAGGTGCGCTACGCCCAGGTACAGGACAACGGCACGTACCTGTGCATCGCGGCCAACGCGGGCGGCAACGACTCCATGCCCGCCCACCTGCATGTGCGCAGCTACTCGCCCGACTGGCCCCATCAGCCCAACAAGACCTTCGCTTTCATCTCCAACCAGCCGGGCGAGGGAGAGGCCAACAGCACCCGCGCCACTGTGCCTTTCCCCTTCGACATCAAGACCCTCATCATCGCCACCACCATGGGCTTCATCTCTTTCCTGGGCGTCGTCCTCTTCTGCCTGGTGCTGCTGTTTCTCTGGAGCCGGGGCAAGGGCAACACAAAGCACAACATTGAGATCGAGTATGTGCCCCGAAAGTCGGACGCAGGCATCAGCTCCGCCGACGCGCCCCGCAAGTTCAACATGAAGATGATATGA